In Propionispora vibrioides, a single genomic region encodes these proteins:
- a CDS encoding response regulator transcription factor: MRWGGTVEGKMVLIVDDEQPIRELLSIYLTQDGFAATEAADGAEALLKVQAVRPDLIILDIMMPVLDGIEVCRQIRKYSSVPIIMLTSRTQDDDRIMGLEIGADDYVAKPFNPKEVVARVKAVLRRTAVPPQYESSDILQFPELEINMAEHTITAFGQPVALANKEKEVLWQLALHAGKVLSREQLLELVWDYSYCGDTRTVDTHVKRLRKKLGAGPDSPWDIKTVWGIGYKFEVRK, translated from the coding sequence ATGAGATGGGGTGGAACGGTGGAAGGTAAAATGGTGCTGATTGTGGACGATGAACAACCAATCCGGGAACTTTTATCAATCTATCTTACTCAGGATGGATTTGCCGCAACGGAAGCCGCCGACGGGGCTGAGGCATTGCTAAAAGTACAGGCAGTGAGACCGGATTTGATCATACTTGACATCATGATGCCTGTCCTGGACGGTATCGAAGTCTGCCGGCAAATTCGTAAGTATTCCAGCGTCCCCATCATTATGCTGACTTCCCGTACACAGGATGATGACCGTATCATGGGGCTTGAAATTGGTGCGGACGATTATGTGGCTAAGCCGTTCAATCCTAAAGAAGTGGTGGCGCGGGTTAAAGCAGTACTGCGACGTACAGCCGTTCCACCGCAATATGAAAGCTCTGATATTCTTCAGTTTCCCGAACTGGAAATTAATATGGCGGAACACACTATAACGGCTTTTGGACAGCCTGTGGCCTTAGCCAATAAAGAAAAGGAGGTCCTGTGGCAGCTTGCTTTACATGCCGGTAAAGTCTTGAGCCGCGAACAGCTCCTGGAGTTAGTATGGGATTACAGTTACTGTGGCGACACCCGGACAGTAGACACCCACGTTAAACGCTTGCGCAAAAAGCTGGGAGCCGGACCAGATTCGCCCTGGGATATAAAGACCGTCTGGGGAATTGGCTATAAATTTGAGGTGAGAAAGTGA